From the Pseudomonadota bacterium genome, the window ATGTCGTAGATGTCTATGTAGTTACCGAATACAGCCGGGGTGTTCCTGTCTGCTTTTTCTAAGGGTGTTCCTGTGAAGCCTATGAATGATGCATTTGGCAGGGCGTCCCTCATGTGCCGTGCGAAGCCGTCTATGAAATCGTACTGGCTCCGATGCGCTTCGTCCGCTATGACAATTATGTTCCGCCTTTCAGACAATAGCGGGTATGAATCGCCTTTTTCTTCCGGCAGGAATTTTTGTATGGTGGTGAAGACTATCCCGCCGGAGGCTACTTTGAGAAGTTCTCTTAGCCTTGCCCTTGTTTCTGCCTGTACGGGGGCCTGCCTGAGTATTTCCTGGCACCGTCCGAAGGTTCCGAAGAGTTGGTCGTCAAGGTCGTTTCTGTCTGTGAGCAGGACTATTGTGGGGTTGTCGAGGGTGAGGATGAGCTTTCCTGTGTAGAATACCATGGTGAGGCTTTTGCCTGAGCCCTGGCTGTGCCAGATTACGCCGCAGCGCTTGTCGCCTTTCGGTCTGGATGCTTCTATTGTGGCTTCTATTGCCTTGTTTACTGCGTAGTATTGGTGGTAGCCGGCAATCTTCTTGTGGGTGGCATGCTCCTCTTTCTCAAAAACGATGAAGTGCCTTATGATGTCGAGGAATTTGGTCTTCCCGAACATGCCTTTCAGGAGGACCTCCATTGATTTGCTTTTTATCTCTGACTTTATCTCTTTGCCGTCTGTTGTGCGCCAGAGCATGAACCATTCCTTGCCCGAGGTTATGGTACCTGCGCGGGCTTCCATGCCGTCGCTCACTATCAGGGCTTCGTTATAGTTGAACAGGGATGATATCTCATGCTTGTATGTCTGGAACTGGTCGAAGGCTTTCCAGACCGTGGCGCTCTCATCAACAGGGTTTTTTAATTCTATGACTGTAAGGGGGATTCCGTTGACAAAGACGACTATGTCGGGCCTGCGGTTGTAATTGTTCTCAATGACGGTGAACTGGTTCACTGCCAGAAATTCGTTGTTCTCAGGGTCTTCGAAGTCAAAAAGCCATACCGTGTCTCCTGCGATGCGCCCGTCCTTTTTCCTGTATTCTACGCCCACGCCGTTGACGAGCATTGTGTGGAATGCCTGGTTATTGACAAGAAGCTTAGGGCTTTCAGCCCTCAAGACTTTCTTAACCGCCTCCTCTCTTGCTTCTTTCGGAATGTTCGGGTTAATCCTGTCTATGGCCTTTGAAAACCGCTCTATCAGCACGACGTCCGAGTAGCTCTTCCTCTCAGGTCTTGTGCCTTCAGGCGGTGGGGCGATGTCCGGGCCGTAAAGGGTCTTATAACCGAGTTCCTCAAAGATGTCCAGGGCTGCCTGTTCAACTTCTGATTCAGTGATTGTGCGCTTCACGGGATACTCCCATTAACGCCTAACGCTTCTTTAATGGTATTCAATACCGTGCTTGCCTTATAATAAGATTCTACTAATTCATCGAATGTAATATTAATCTCCCTTCCATGGGCAACTAAATGCCTATTGAGAACAATATTGGTAAAACGAGCCTCCGCCTCGGTTCCTATAATCTTGCTGTCAAATATTGCCTTGTAACTATCACAAAATCGCCCCAGCAAGTTTCCCCTGATGTCATCCATTTTAAGGCTTCGAAATGTTTTAATTGTACTTCTCACAAATGATACAAGTTCTTTATCG encodes:
- a CDS encoding HEPN domain-containing protein, whose product is MKIVNVELAIKLCKEHLDNTGSKGTEIESILTKYLLVYICGAYETEIKKMVTQRAAKAGDKELVSFVRSTIKTFRSLKMDDIRGNLLGRFCDSYKAIFDSKIIGTEAEARFTNIVLNRHLVAHGREINITFDELVESYYKASTVLNTIKEALGVNGSIP